One genomic segment of Canis lupus familiaris isolate Mischka breed German Shepherd chromosome 22, alternate assembly UU_Cfam_GSD_1.0, whole genome shotgun sequence includes these proteins:
- the LOC119877400 gene encoding lysophosphatidic acid receptor 6, whose product MMVSSNSSSCSYDDSFKYTLYGCMFSMVFVLGLISNCVAIYIFICTLKVRNETTTYMINLAMSDLLFVFTLPFRIFYFATQNWPFGDPLCKISVMLFYTNMYGSILFLTCISVDRFLAIVHPFKSKTLRTKRNAKLVCIAVWLTVIGGSAPAVFFQSTHIQENNSTAACFEKFPEATWKTYLSRIVIFIEIVGFFIPLILNVTCSSMVLRTLNKPVTLSRSKINKTKVLKMIFVHLAIFCFCFVPYNINLILYSLMRTQTFVNCSAVAAVRTMYPITLCIAVSNCCFDPIIYYFTSDTIQNSIKMKNWSAKRSDFRFSEVQSTENFIQHSLQTLKCKISDNESTI is encoded by the coding sequence ATGATGGTAAGCAGTAACAGCTCCAGCTGCTCCTATGACGACTCCTTTAAGTACACTTTGTATGGGTGCATGTTTAGTATGGTGTTTGTGCTTGGGTTAATATCCAACTGTGTTGCCATATACATTTTCATCTGCACCCTCAAAGTGCGAAACGAAACCACAACGTACATGATTAACTTGGCAATGTCagacttgctttttgtttttactttaccCTTCAGGATTTTTTACTTTGCAACACAGAATTGGCCATTCGGAGATCCACTTTGTAAAATCTCAGTGATGCTCTTTTATACCAACATGTACGGAAGCATTCTGTTCTTAACCTGTATAAGTGTGGATAGGTTTCTGGCAATTGTCCACCCGTTTAAGTCAAAGACTCTGAGAACCAAACGAAATGCAAAACTCGTATGCATTGCTGTGTGGCTAACTGTGATAGGAGGAAGTGCGCCCGCAGTTTTTTTTCAGTCCACCCACATTCAGGAGAACAATTCCACAGCAGCCTGCTTTGAAAAATTTCCAGAAGCCACATGGAAAACATATCTCTCAAGGATTGTAATTTTCATTGAAATAGTGGGATTTTTTATTCCTCTAATTTTAAACGTAACTTGTTCTAGTATGGTGCTAAGAACTTTAAATAAACCTGTTACATTAagtagaagcaaaataaataaaactaaagttttaaaaatgatttttgtacatttggccatattctgcttctgttttgtgCCTTACAATATcaatcttattttatattctctaatgAGAACACAAACATTTGTTAATTGCTCAGCAGTGGCAGCAGTAAGGACAATGTACCCAATCACTCTTTGCATTGCTGTTTCAAACTGTTGCTTTGACCCTATAATTTACTACTTCACGTCGGACACAATTcagaattcaataaaaatgaaaaactggtcTGCTAAAAGAAGTGACTTCAGATTCTCTGAAGTTCAGAGTACAGAGAACTTCATTCAACATAGTCTGCAGACCTTAAAATGTAAGATATCTGACAATGAATCTACAATATAA